Proteins co-encoded in one Alphaproteobacteria bacterium PA2 genomic window:
- a CDS encoding glyoxalase produces the protein MSQHPTGIHHLAFMAGDIKKHIDFFSQVMGCPLVALFDMHGVPGGLHAFLRMNDHSYFSIVQLPKVDDIPIEVGVTHAGTGAGVSAPGTLQHLAFRADTEADLIALRDRIRSHGVNVIGPIDHGMCKSIYFAGPDQMTLEVATPGTLMDPAHWVDPAVLAKAGISDAEAERFKAPMAYTGPSPVPQPPYDPAMPHMAYPPKAYEQILATPDAVVLAAGSFTDPPVP, from the coding sequence ATGAGCCAGCATCCCACCGGCATCCATCACCTGGCCTTCATGGCCGGGGATATCAAGAAGCATATCGACTTCTTCTCGCAGGTCATGGGCTGCCCGTTGGTCGCCCTGTTCGACATGCACGGCGTGCCCGGCGGCCTCCACGCCTTCCTGCGCATGAATGACCACAGCTATTTCTCTATCGTCCAGCTGCCCAAGGTCGACGACATCCCCATCGAGGTGGGCGTGACCCATGCGGGCACCGGCGCCGGCGTCAGCGCGCCGGGCACCCTGCAGCATCTGGCCTTCCGGGCTGACACCGAGGCCGACCTGATCGCCCTGCGCGACCGCATCCGCAGCCATGGGGTCAATGTCATCGGCCCCATCGATCACGGCATGTGCAAGTCGATCTATTTTGCGGGGCCCGACCAGATGACCCTGGAGGTGGCGACGCCTGGAACCCTCATGGACCCTGCCCACTGGGTCGACCCGGCCGTCCTGGCCAAGGCCGGGATTTCCGACGCTGAGGCCGAACGGTTCAAGGCGCCCATGGCCTATACAGGCCCAAGCCCCGTGCCCCAGCCGCCCTATGATCCCGCCATGCCGCACATGGCCTATCCGCCCAAGGCCTATGAGCAGATCCTGGCGACGCCGGACGCGGTGGTTCTGGCGGCGGGCTCCTTTACCGACCCGCCGGTTCCCTAG
- a CDS encoding disulfide bond formation protein DsbA, translating into MTLTYDLYWSFRSPYSYMITPRLVALEAEFDVVCNVRPVYPLAVRTPEFFETRDPLWFSYFQADIHREAEFLGLPFRWPRPDPVYMDRETRTYPKDQPHIHRLTRMGVAATERGKGLAFLNEISAMIWGGSIDNWHEGDHIADAIRRAGLDPADIFNAVDSDADRLHQIIEVNQVDQRKAGHYGVPMIAFNGEPFFGQDRYDQFRWRLGQQGLQPRT; encoded by the coding sequence ATGACCCTGACCTATGACCTCTACTGGTCCTTCCGCTCGCCCTATTCCTACATGATCACCCCGCGGCTGGTGGCCCTGGAGGCCGAGTTCGACGTGGTCTGCAATGTGAGGCCGGTCTATCCCCTGGCGGTGCGGACGCCGGAATTCTTCGAGACCCGCGATCCCCTGTGGTTCAGCTACTTCCAGGCCGACATCCACCGGGAGGCGGAATTCCTGGGCCTGCCCTTCCGCTGGCCGCGGCCGGATCCGGTCTATATGGACCGCGAGACCCGGACCTATCCCAAGGACCAGCCGCACATCCACCGCCTGACCCGCATGGGCGTAGCGGCGACCGAGCGGGGCAAGGGCCTGGCCTTCCTGAACGAGATCAGCGCCATGATCTGGGGCGGCTCGATCGACAACTGGCATGAGGGCGATCATATCGCTGACGCCATCCGCCGGGCCGGTCTCGACCCCGCTGACATCTTCAACGCGGTCGATTCAGACGCCGATCGCCTGCACCAGATCATCGAGGTCAACCAGGTCGACCAGCGCAAGGCCGGCCACTATGGCGTGCCGATGATCGCCTTCAATGGCGAGCCCTTCTTCGGCCAGGACCGCTATGACCAGTTCCGCTGGCGGCTGGGCCAGCAGGGCCTGCAGCCGCGGACCTAG
- a CDS encoding MBL fold metallo-hydrolase — MTMTTLPRIAAGLTFALTMAAASSGLAQTAPDSLKVTFCGTSGPLPVRDRAKPCVAIQAGGSLYLVDVGPESAENIGLYRLPAATAKAVFITHLHSDHIGDLGEFNNNSWVAGRSVAMSVVGPAGVDKLAAGINQAYARDHGFRIAHHEHDGVKLPVAFGLLAPKVISIPGDQASGKVRSKVAWTDGDLTVTAIAVEHSPVSPAFGYRFDYKGRSVVISGDTKKWPQLAEASKGADVLIHEAQNSDMTRMMVRALAGAGQGRMSSIMDDTLTYHTTPVEAAETAKDAGVKALVLYHLTQAGLPFFTEASFTKGVDAVGFAPWKLSKDGMTVELPVGSAEIKYGQY, encoded by the coding sequence ATGACCATGACGACCCTGCCCCGCATCGCCGCTGGCCTTACCTTTGCGCTCACCATGGCCGCCGCATCCTCGGGCCTGGCCCAGACCGCGCCCGACAGCCTGAAGGTGACCTTCTGCGGCACCTCGGGACCCCTGCCGGTCAGGGACCGCGCCAAGCCCTGTGTCGCCATCCAGGCTGGCGGCTCCCTCTACCTCGTGGACGTCGGACCGGAGTCTGCGGAAAACATCGGCCTCTATCGGCTGCCTGCGGCGACCGCCAAGGCGGTCTTCATCACCCACCTGCACTCCGATCACATCGGCGATCTGGGGGAGTTCAACAATAACAGCTGGGTGGCCGGTCGTTCCGTCGCCATGTCCGTGGTCGGCCCCGCCGGGGTGGACAAACTGGCCGCCGGGATCAACCAGGCCTATGCCCGGGACCACGGCTTCCGCATCGCCCACCACGAGCATGACGGAGTGAAGCTGCCGGTGGCCTTTGGCCTGCTGGCGCCCAAGGTCATCAGCATTCCCGGAGACCAGGCTTCGGGCAAGGTGCGCTCCAAGGTCGCCTGGACCGATGGCGACCTGACCGTGACGGCCATCGCCGTGGAACACAGCCCGGTCTCGCCGGCCTTTGGCTACCGGTTCGACTACAAGGGCCGCTCGGTGGTGATCAGCGGCGACACGAAGAAGTGGCCCCAGCTGGCCGAAGCGTCCAAGGGCGCCGATGTCCTGATCCACGAAGCCCAGAACTCAGACATGACCCGGATGATGGTCCGCGCCCTGGCAGGCGCCGGTCAGGGCCGGATGAGCTCGATCATGGACGACACCCTGACCTATCACACCACCCCGGTGGAGGCTGCCGAGACCGCGAAGGACGCCGGGGTCAAGGCCCTGGTCCTCTATCACCTGACCCAGGCTGGCCTGCCCTTCTTCACCGAGGCCAGCTTCACCAAGGGCGTGGACGCCGTCGGCTTCGCCCCCTGGAAACTGTCAAAGGACGGCATGACGGTGGAACTGCCGGTGGGATCGGCGGAGATCAAGTACGGGCAGTACTAG
- a CDS encoding Asp/Glu racemase: protein MVQIACLHTAESNVAVFEAARVKLGWPEGALSHLVRPDLLAAAESAGELTPAVIDLTRRALCDLGETAPSVLLTCSTLGPAIPAEAPNQFRADSALADLAVKGGGRVVVICAAPSTLQATGDLFRTAATRTGAEIDIWWVDGAWDMFKAGQLDNYEDTIAAAADRARKDGVTSVALAQASMAGAADKVQVQPPPLTSPMAGLQAARKVVARP, encoded by the coding sequence ATGGTCCAGATCGCCTGCCTCCATACAGCCGAAAGCAATGTCGCCGTCTTCGAGGCGGCGCGGGTGAAGCTGGGCTGGCCGGAAGGCGCCCTTTCACACCTTGTCCGGCCCGATCTGCTGGCGGCGGCGGAGTCTGCGGGAGAGCTGACCCCGGCCGTGATTGACCTCACCCGCCGGGCCCTTTGCGACCTGGGCGAAACCGCCCCTTCGGTTCTGCTGACCTGCTCGACCCTGGGCCCGGCCATACCCGCCGAGGCGCCAAACCAGTTCCGGGCCGACAGCGCCCTGGCTGACCTTGCCGTGAAGGGTGGCGGCCGGGTTGTAGTGATCTGCGCAGCCCCCTCAACGCTCCAGGCGACAGGCGACCTCTTCAGGACCGCCGCCACAAGGACGGGCGCCGAGATCGACATCTGGTGGGTCGACGGCGCCTGGGACATGTTCAAGGCGGGCCAGCTGGACAACTACGAAGACACCATCGCCGCTGCCGCAGACCGGGCCCGGAAGGATGGCGTCACCAGCGTCGCCCTGGCCCAGGCCTCCATGGCGGGAGCCGCTGACAAGGTGCAGGTGCAGCCCCCGCCCCTCACCAGCCCGATGGCAGGCCTGCAGGCCGCCCGCAAGGTTGTCGCCCGACCCTAG
- a CDS encoding NADH oxidase yields the protein MESTGLQLRSLIKASGELELSLQRVPVAEPGPDEVVVRIEASPINPSDLGLLVGAADMSTAKSTGSGESTVVTAGVPPQFMRAMAGRVDESMPVGNEGGGVVIAAGSSPAAQALMGKTVGVLGGAMYAQYRTLRASDCLVMHDGVTPMEAASCFVNPLTALGMVETMRRENHKALVHTAAASNLGQMLNKICLMDGVDLVNIVRNDAQADILRKIGAKHIVDSSSATFMEDLTKALVEAGATLAFDAIGGGKLAGQILTCMEAAANQTATVYSRYGSSTYKQVYIYGGLNTGPTELNRSFGMMWGLGGWLLTPFLMKIGAEAAGALRARVAAEIKTTFASHYTQVVSLQGALDLDAIAAYNRKATGEKFLINPSL from the coding sequence ATCGAAAGCACGGGCCTGCAACTCCGGTCCCTGATCAAGGCCAGCGGCGAGCTGGAACTGTCCCTGCAGCGCGTGCCGGTTGCCGAGCCGGGCCCCGATGAAGTCGTCGTCCGCATCGAAGCCTCGCCGATCAATCCGTCGGATCTGGGCCTCCTGGTCGGCGCTGCTGACATGAGCACCGCAAAGTCCACAGGCTCGGGCGAATCCACCGTCGTCACCGCTGGCGTGCCGCCCCAGTTCATGCGGGCCATGGCTGGCCGGGTCGATGAATCCATGCCCGTGGGCAATGAAGGCGGCGGCGTGGTCATCGCGGCCGGCAGTTCGCCCGCTGCCCAGGCCCTGATGGGCAAGACGGTCGGCGTTCTGGGCGGCGCCATGTACGCCCAGTACCGCACCCTGCGGGCCTCTGACTGCCTGGTCATGCACGACGGCGTCACCCCGATGGAAGCGGCCTCCTGCTTCGTCAATCCGCTGACCGCCCTCGGCATGGTCGAGACCATGCGTCGGGAAAACCACAAGGCCCTGGTCCACACTGCGGCCGCCTCGAACCTTGGCCAGATGCTCAACAAGATCTGCCTCATGGACGGGGTCGATCTGGTGAACATCGTCCGCAATGACGCCCAGGCCGACATCCTGCGGAAGATCGGCGCCAAGCACATTGTCGACTCCAGCTCGGCCACCTTCATGGAAGACCTGACCAAGGCCCTGGTGGAAGCCGGCGCCACCCTGGCCTTCGACGCCATCGGCGGCGGCAAGCTGGCCGGCCAGATCCTCACCTGCATGGAAGCGGCCGCCAACCAGACCGCCACGGTCTACAGCCGCTATGGCTCGAGCACCTACAAGCAGGTCTACATCTATGGCGGCCTCAACACCGGCCCGACCGAGCTCAACCGCAGCTTCGGCATGATGTGGGGCCTGGGCGGCTGGCTGCTGACCCCCTTCCTGATGAAGATCGGCGCAGAAGCCGCCGGCGCACTGCGCGCCCGGGTCGCCGCCGAGATCAAGACCACCTTCGCCAGCCACTACACCCAGGTGGTCTCCCTTCAGGGCGCCTTGGATCTGGACGCCATCGCCGCCTACAACCGCAAGGCCACAGGCGAGAAGTTCCTGATCAACCCCAGCCTCTAA